Proteins from a single region of Dyadobacter fanqingshengii:
- a CDS encoding bifunctional adenosylcobinamide kinase/adenosylcobinamide-phosphate guanylyltransferase — MIIYISGGARSGKSNFAQEMALKLSPEPVYVATAKVWDEDFAERVARHKQERGPEWTSIEAERNIHLLPIINRVAVIDCVTLWLTNLFIIYEEDIEKTLIAFKAEIDGLLALSGTFIIISNEIGMGVHAATEMGRKFTDLQGWANQYVASKAEEAIFMVSGLPLCLKKSSQTIKP; from the coding sequence ATGATCATTTACATCAGCGGCGGTGCACGGAGCGGGAAAAGCAACTTCGCGCAGGAAATGGCCCTGAAACTTAGTCCGGAGCCTGTTTATGTGGCGACAGCAAAGGTTTGGGATGAAGATTTTGCGGAGCGCGTAGCGCGTCACAAGCAGGAGCGCGGGCCGGAATGGACTTCCATTGAGGCCGAGCGGAACATTCATTTACTGCCGATTATAAATCGCGTAGCGGTTATCGATTGTGTAACACTATGGCTCACCAACCTCTTTATCATTTACGAAGAGGACATTGAAAAAACGCTGATCGCATTCAAAGCCGAAATAGATGGATTGCTGGCTTTGAGCGGCACATTCATCATCATTTCCAACGAGATCGGAATGGGCGTACACGCCGCGACGGAAATGGGCAGAAAGTTTACCGATTTGCAGGGTTGGGCCAATCAATATGTGGCTTCCAAGGCGGAGGAGGCCATTTTTATGGTTTCCGGGCTGCCATTATGTTTAAAGAAATCAAGTCAAACAATAAAGCCATGA
- a CDS encoding ABC transporter substrate-binding protein produces the protein MNISNYSSKCCIGFLVGFLAACSSSSTLYEKGESGYEGPALFKEKVVIRHAKGFTIDYHKNFKLVKIMSPFENSTDTMRFVLLQRGTPKPAGYAHAQIIQIPIQSLVPMSSMHIGLVGFLGAEHIVTGMGNLTYVSSEKIRARIKSGDIKEVGKDQGLNEELLIAMHPDLVMAIGSPVSKINRYQSLKQAGIPVMVNSEWIETTPLARAEWVKLMAALLNKEAEVNTKFGESEREYARLAELAKSSKIKPSLVSGLNSKDAWFVPSGSGYVCRFFQDAGAHYHWADTQSTGSLALNFETVYPVALSADFWLNVGILGLKTKQELLDKDQRYADFRAFKNGNVFTHNKRQAANGANDYWESGAVNPHLVLADLIKILHPELLPDHELFYYQKLK, from the coding sequence TTGAATATAAGTAACTATTCATCAAAATGTTGCATTGGATTTCTTGTGGGCTTCCTGGCCGCTTGCAGCTCCTCTTCAACGCTCTATGAGAAAGGCGAGTCGGGCTATGAAGGCCCGGCGCTATTTAAGGAGAAAGTCGTGATCAGGCATGCGAAGGGTTTTACCATCGACTACCATAAAAATTTCAAGCTGGTCAAAATCATGAGTCCGTTTGAGAATAGCACGGATACCATGCGTTTTGTGCTTTTGCAGCGCGGCACGCCAAAACCCGCGGGTTACGCTCATGCGCAAATCATCCAGATTCCCATTCAAAGCCTGGTTCCGATGTCCTCCATGCACATTGGATTGGTGGGTTTTCTGGGAGCCGAGCACATAGTTACGGGCATGGGAAACCTCACCTACGTTTCGTCCGAAAAGATCCGGGCGCGGATAAAGTCGGGCGACATTAAGGAAGTGGGAAAAGACCAGGGACTGAACGAAGAGCTGCTCATTGCGATGCATCCGGACCTGGTGATGGCGATAGGGAGTCCGGTTTCCAAAATTAATCGCTACCAATCGCTCAAACAGGCTGGAATTCCGGTAATGGTGAACTCGGAATGGATTGAAACAACGCCGCTGGCCCGCGCCGAATGGGTGAAACTGATGGCCGCATTGCTGAATAAGGAAGCAGAAGTTAATACGAAATTCGGGGAGTCGGAAAGGGAGTATGCCCGACTGGCAGAACTGGCGAAAAGCAGCAAAATCAAGCCCAGTTTGGTGTCAGGTTTGAATTCGAAAGACGCCTGGTTTGTGCCGAGTGGCAGCGGTTACGTTTGCAGGTTTTTCCAGGATGCCGGTGCGCATTATCATTGGGCGGATACCCAGTCAACGGGAAGCCTGGCGCTCAACTTCGAAACCGTTTATCCGGTTGCTCTTAGTGCAGATTTCTGGCTGAATGTGGGTATACTGGGCCTAAAAACGAAGCAGGAACTGCTGGATAAAGATCAGCGCTATGCCGATTTCCGTGCATTCAAAAACGGAAATGTTTTTACGCACAACAAACGACAAGCCGCCAACGGTGCGAACGATTATTGGGAGTCGGGAGCGGTAAACCCGCACCTGGTTCTGGCAGATCTAATTAAAATCCTGCATCCCGAATTGCTGCCCGACCATGAATTATTTTATTATCAAAAACTTAAATAA
- a CDS encoding AAA family ATPase, producing MRRIIISGGPGGGKSSLLEALREAGFPCIQEVSRELIRGQVAANSQCVPWKNLACFAKSCLDKMIADYHVASDRSLTFFDRGIPDIIAYLRFGGISVDDDFMVMAKKYRYDSNVVIAPPWADIYVNDSERWQTFSEAQALYSEIKNVYDELGYQMIELPLAPVEQRVAFTLTKLERIEYK from the coding sequence ATGAGGAGGATTATAATATCTGGGGGGCCGGGAGGGGGGAAGTCGAGTTTATTGGAGGCGTTGAGAGAGGCTGGATTTCCTTGCATTCAGGAAGTCTCGCGGGAGTTGATACGTGGCCAGGTTGCAGCCAATTCGCAATGTGTTCCCTGGAAAAACCTGGCTTGTTTTGCCAAGAGCTGTCTGGATAAAATGATTGCTGACTACCACGTTGCTTCGGACAGATCATTGACATTTTTTGATCGCGGCATTCCCGATATCATTGCTTATCTGCGCTTTGGGGGCATTTCCGTTGACGACGATTTCATGGTTATGGCAAAGAAATACCGATATGACTCAAATGTCGTCATTGCGCCGCCCTGGGCGGATATTTATGTCAATGACAGTGAGCGCTGGCAGACTTTCAGCGAAGCCCAAGCTTTGTATTCGGAAATCAAAAATGTATATGACGAACTAGGTTACCAGATGATCGAACTGCCCTTGGCACCGGTCGAACAACGTGTTGCATTTACTTTAACAAAACTTGAACGTATTGAATATAAGTAA
- a CDS encoding pyridoxal phosphate-dependent aminotransferase: MLHGHGDDGYRYGGQILADFSTNVWYGGEPAGLKEYIFGSWTDINRYPEVAAESLTAKIAAHHGLSGNQVLVANGTTESIYLIAQLFAGKKTTIVTPAFSEYEDACAMHGHEMQFLSWKECLELPRLKSDLVFICNPNNPTGFNFPDLRDWLRLNRHCVFVVDEAFIDFAPAAESMLEALGQFENLIIMRSLTKAYAIPGLRLGYIIAENEWIDRLLRLKQPWSVNAVALAAGSFIFDHFNAVQPPVEQLLMDKNELTNRLRQNEALEIEDSETHFFLAKTIIRNAAQLKTFLLEEHRILIRDAGNFRNLTRQHFRIATLNPEKNELLINAMEAWKTRYY, translated from the coding sequence ATGTTGCACGGGCATGGAGATGATGGTTACCGCTACGGCGGCCAGATTTTGGCTGATTTCAGCACCAATGTCTGGTATGGAGGAGAGCCGGCGGGTTTGAAAGAGTATATTTTCGGGAGTTGGACTGATATCAACCGCTATCCGGAGGTGGCCGCCGAAAGTCTGACGGCAAAAATCGCCGCCCATCACGGGCTTTCGGGTAATCAGGTGCTGGTCGCAAACGGCACGACAGAAAGCATTTACCTCATTGCACAGCTTTTTGCCGGAAAGAAAACCACAATTGTGACACCCGCATTTTCGGAGTATGAAGACGCGTGTGCCATGCACGGGCACGAAATGCAGTTTTTGAGTTGGAAAGAATGCCTAGAACTGCCCCGACTGAAAAGCGACCTTGTCTTCATCTGTAACCCTAATAACCCGACGGGTTTCAATTTTCCTGATCTCCGTGATTGGCTGCGCCTTAACCGGCATTGTGTGTTTGTTGTGGATGAAGCATTTATCGATTTCGCACCTGCTGCGGAATCAATGTTGGAAGCCTTAGGCCAGTTTGAAAACCTGATCATTATGCGGTCGCTCACGAAAGCCTATGCGATCCCGGGACTAAGATTGGGATACATCATTGCCGAGAATGAATGGATTGACCGTTTACTGCGCCTAAAACAACCCTGGTCGGTTAATGCCGTGGCACTTGCTGCAGGCTCTTTCATATTTGATCATTTCAATGCAGTCCAGCCACCGGTGGAGCAACTATTAATGGATAAAAATGAGCTTACAAACCGACTCAGGCAAAATGAGGCCTTGGAAATTGAAGACAGCGAAACGCACTTTTTTTTGGCCAAAACCATCATCCGGAATGCCGCCCAGCTCAAAACTTTCCTGTTGGAAGAGCACCGGATCCTGATCCGGGATGCGGGTAATTTCAGAAATCTGACACGCCAGCATTTCAGGATTGCCACACTAAACCCGGAGAAAAATGAATTGCTCATTAACGCGATGGAAGCATGGAAAACGCGCTATTACTGA
- a CDS encoding magnesium chelatase subunit D family protein, whose translation MSQQYPFSAIVGQHKLKKALLLCAVNPAIGGVLIKGEKGTAKTTAARGLAAVMPYIQAENSLEDAGHSEEIPVPFVDLPLGASEDRVIGSLDIAAMVSEKRKKLLPGLLATAHRGFLYVDEVNLLPDHLVDILLDVAASGVNTIQREGLSISHPSRFVLIGTMNPEEGNLRPQFLDRFGLMVEVEAQQDVTERTEVVKRRISFEHSPEAFITHWSSSQLALKNQITNAKNLLPAVEMPEGLLTLISQLCMEWSVASLRADIVLYKTAITIAALANRKLVNADDIREAAELVLMHRKGKKPFDQKQNNTQSQTNNAPESSQSPRDNAGKERQKGEESQPGNNDNQDECSEGNCPPNATEQVFLPGNLSQIPEIHLDKAIFSPGLNAGRRTKTMDMPKGFQIGAEKLTDGSLAISDTIRHAIVRQASTSDSDVLEIKTEDLQQKIKAGKTGHLILFVVDASGSMAAGKRMEAVKGSVLALLQDAYQKRDRVGVIAFRGVEAEVLLEPTRSIEFAEQAMENLPTGGRTPLAHALQVSLQIIQEQPIDINPLLIILSDGKANVPLAGGGDPWQQALKLAAMIGETQIKSLVLDTENGYLRLGRATELATALTGDYLSLDELSAESITDTIHSRIYDRQH comes from the coding sequence ATGAGCCAACAATATCCATTTTCTGCGATAGTAGGGCAGCATAAATTGAAGAAAGCACTGCTGCTTTGCGCGGTAAACCCTGCTATCGGCGGTGTGCTGATCAAAGGCGAAAAGGGCACGGCGAAAACGACGGCGGCAAGAGGACTAGCAGCGGTAATGCCTTACATCCAAGCAGAAAATTCGTTGGAGGATGCGGGGCATTCAGAAGAGATTCCGGTGCCTTTTGTGGACCTGCCGTTGGGCGCGTCGGAGGATCGGGTTATCGGCAGTCTGGACATTGCGGCGATGGTTTCGGAGAAGAGAAAAAAGCTGTTACCGGGTTTGCTCGCAACTGCGCATCGCGGTTTTTTGTATGTGGATGAGGTCAATTTACTGCCCGATCACCTTGTTGATATCCTGCTGGATGTTGCGGCTTCGGGCGTCAATACCATTCAGCGTGAGGGACTTTCGATTTCACATCCTTCTCGTTTCGTGCTGATTGGGACGATGAACCCAGAGGAAGGCAATCTGCGCCCGCAGTTTCTTGATCGCTTTGGTTTAATGGTAGAGGTGGAAGCGCAGCAGGATGTTACCGAACGAACCGAAGTCGTTAAAAGACGGATATCTTTTGAGCACAGTCCTGAGGCTTTCATTACGCATTGGAGCAGCTCGCAATTGGCTTTGAAAAACCAAATTACAAATGCCAAAAACCTGCTACCCGCAGTCGAAATGCCGGAAGGGTTGCTGACATTGATCAGCCAGCTTTGCATGGAATGGTCGGTCGCGAGCTTGCGGGCCGACATTGTCCTTTATAAAACCGCCATTACCATTGCTGCACTGGCCAATAGAAAACTTGTTAATGCTGATGATATCCGCGAAGCAGCCGAGCTGGTTTTGATGCATAGAAAAGGAAAAAAGCCTTTTGATCAGAAACAAAATAACACACAGTCACAAACCAATAACGCACCGGAAAGCTCGCAATCACCACGCGATAATGCTGGCAAAGAGCGGCAAAAAGGCGAAGAATCGCAACCCGGAAACAATGACAATCAGGACGAATGTTCAGAAGGAAATTGCCCGCCTAATGCAACTGAGCAGGTTTTTTTACCAGGAAATTTAAGTCAAATCCCTGAAATACATTTAGATAAAGCTATTTTTTCGCCTGGGTTGAATGCAGGTCGCCGTACGAAAACGATGGATATGCCAAAGGGATTTCAGATTGGTGCGGAGAAATTAACGGATGGCAGTCTGGCCATTTCCGACACGATCCGGCACGCGATCGTCAGGCAAGCGTCCACATCGGATTCGGACGTCCTGGAAATCAAAACAGAGGATTTGCAACAGAAGATTAAGGCTGGAAAGACAGGGCACTTAATCCTTTTTGTGGTGGATGCTTCGGGCTCCATGGCGGCTGGGAAGCGAATGGAGGCTGTGAAAGGGAGCGTGCTTGCGCTGCTGCAGGATGCATATCAAAAACGTGATCGGGTGGGAGTGATTGCCTTTCGGGGCGTGGAAGCGGAAGTGCTGCTGGAACCGACGCGCAGCATTGAATTTGCGGAACAGGCGATGGAAAATTTACCAACGGGCGGAAGGACACCGCTGGCGCACGCGTTACAGGTTTCACTACAAATTATTCAAGAACAGCCTATTGATATAAATCCTTTGCTGATCATCCTGAGCGATGGAAAAGCAAATGTGCCGCTGGCAGGCGGTGGCGATCCCTGGCAACAGGCGCTGAAATTGGCTGCAATGATTGGCGAAACGCAAATAAAATCATTGGTTCTCGACACAGAAAACGGTTACCTGCGGCTGGGTCGGGCTACGGAGCTTGCTACTGCGCTGACAGGTGACTATTTATCCCTGGATGAACTTTCGGCTGAATCGATTACGGACACCATTCATTCCAGAATTTATGACAGACAACATTAA
- a CDS encoding cobyric acid synthase → MTDNIKRSLRPIMFVGTGSDVGKSVITAGFCRIFKQDGFQPAPFKAQNMSLNSYVTADGLELGRAQAVQAEASGIPCLSDMNPVLLKPTSDKSSQVVLNGKPVGNQSAYEYFMANDRRELFESVKQAFDRLSGKYNPIVMEGAGSISELNLKHRDITNLRMAAHAGAATYLIGDIDRGGVFGSVYGTIALLTEEEKACMKGIIINKFRGDGRLFKDGKRMLEDLTGLPVVGILPYFRDIHIEQEDSVSLESKFKTSTSGKVNVAVVLLRRLSNFTDFARLENDSRVNLFYTSDPNEIAKADIVIIPGSKNTIDDMLFIKNNGVAKAILLAHKSGKTVIGICGGYQMLGEMIRDPHHVEGNMESVPGLGILPVSTTLQAEKTTLQCQFRFLESESASLGYEIHMGETVVTGQEKAVATLSDGRKDGYFLDDKTWGTYLHGILDNDDVIARILRPYATDNPDNQTSFQAFKEEQYDKLADLIRAHVDMELIYKTLKN, encoded by the coding sequence ATGACAGACAACATTAAGCGGTCGCTGCGGCCGATTATGTTTGTCGGCACAGGCTCGGATGTCGGAAAAAGTGTGATTACGGCTGGTTTTTGCAGGATTTTCAAGCAGGACGGGTTTCAGCCTGCACCATTTAAAGCGCAAAATATGTCGCTGAACAGTTATGTCACAGCGGACGGACTGGAACTTGGCCGGGCGCAGGCCGTGCAGGCCGAAGCGTCGGGTATACCGTGTTTGTCGGATATGAATCCGGTGCTTTTAAAGCCTACGAGCGATAAGTCTTCACAGGTTGTGTTGAATGGTAAACCCGTTGGTAACCAGTCGGCTTACGAGTATTTTATGGCCAATGACCGTCGTGAGTTGTTCGAATCTGTAAAACAAGCTTTCGACCGTCTTTCAGGAAAATATAACCCGATCGTGATGGAAGGCGCGGGAAGCATTTCCGAACTGAACCTCAAACACCGCGACATTACGAACCTGCGCATGGCCGCCCACGCCGGAGCAGCCACTTACCTGATCGGCGACATTGATCGGGGAGGTGTTTTTGGCAGTGTTTACGGGACTATCGCATTGCTCACCGAAGAGGAAAAAGCCTGCATGAAAGGCATTATCATCAATAAATTCAGAGGGGATGGTCGCTTGTTCAAAGATGGGAAGCGGATGCTGGAAGATCTTACCGGGCTGCCGGTGGTGGGGATTCTGCCTTATTTCCGCGATATCCACATTGAGCAGGAAGATTCCGTTTCGCTGGAATCCAAATTTAAAACTTCCACTTCGGGTAAGGTTAATGTGGCCGTTGTCCTGTTACGGCGCCTTTCCAATTTCACAGATTTTGCCCGGCTGGAAAATGACAGCAGGGTCAACCTGTTCTACACCAGCGATCCGAACGAGATAGCAAAAGCAGATATCGTGATCATACCGGGTAGCAAAAATACCATTGATGATATGCTTTTTATCAAAAATAATGGTGTTGCCAAGGCTATTTTACTGGCGCACAAATCCGGCAAAACGGTGATAGGAATTTGTGGGGGATATCAAATGCTGGGCGAAATGATCCGGGACCCGCACCATGTCGAAGGAAACATGGAGAGTGTTCCCGGCCTGGGCATTTTACCGGTTTCGACCACGCTGCAAGCTGAGAAAACGACTTTACAATGCCAATTCCGGTTCCTGGAAAGCGAAAGCGCGTCATTGGGATACGAGATCCATATGGGTGAAACGGTGGTTACGGGACAGGAAAAAGCAGTAGCAACATTGTCCGATGGACGCAAGGACGGCTATTTCCTCGACGACAAAACATGGGGGACTTACCTGCATGGAATCCTCGATAATGACGATGTGATCGCCCGGATTTTGCGACCTTATGCCACCGATAATCCTGATAACCAGACAAGTTTCCAGGCGTTCAAAGAGGAGCAGTATGACAAGCTGGCGGATCTGATCCGGGCTCATGTGGATATGGAATTGATTTATAAAACCCTCAAAAACTAA
- the cbiB gene encoding adenosylcobinamide-phosphate synthase CbiB produces MENALLLIVPLVVGYALDLLLGDPDHWPHPMRLFGNAIAFGERNLNRGHNKIIKGALLSSILVLLVYVILTLLNNVIFEFKWLFVVINSIWVYYGLANKNLIAEGRNVFEVLEKRGLAAGRMQLSRIVGRDTSQLNAQQIRTAVFETMSENLSDGVVAPLFYYAVAGAPGMMAYKMINTMDSMLGYRNARYEQFGKFAARLDDVANFIPARITALLMVLVTGSSRGLRFIFKYGNNHKSPNAGYPESALAGILDCRFGGPNVYQGIVVEKPFIGANDRLIEHIEIERVARINQRVCLAAVLFCSIFLTLWPSA; encoded by the coding sequence ATGGAAAACGCGCTATTACTGATCGTGCCGCTGGTCGTCGGCTATGCGCTGGACCTGTTGCTCGGTGACCCCGATCATTGGCCTCACCCAATGCGATTATTTGGCAATGCTATAGCCTTTGGAGAACGTAATTTGAATCGTGGCCATAATAAAATTATTAAAGGAGCATTGCTGTCCTCAATCCTGGTTTTGCTTGTGTATGTTATTTTAACACTGTTAAATAATGTCATTTTTGAGTTTAAATGGCTTTTTGTGGTGATCAATAGCATTTGGGTGTATTATGGGCTTGCGAATAAAAACCTTATCGCAGAAGGGCGTAATGTGTTTGAAGTGCTGGAAAAACGAGGGCTTGCAGCGGGTCGTATGCAGCTTTCCCGGATCGTTGGAAGGGATACTTCTCAATTGAATGCGCAGCAGATCAGGACAGCCGTTTTTGAAACAATGTCGGAGAATTTGAGCGACGGCGTTGTGGCTCCCTTGTTTTATTACGCCGTGGCAGGGGCGCCGGGCATGATGGCTTACAAGATGATCAACACGATGGATTCCATGCTGGGTTACCGCAATGCGCGCTATGAGCAATTCGGGAAATTTGCGGCGCGGCTGGATGATGTGGCTAACTTCATCCCAGCCCGGATTACCGCATTGCTGATGGTGCTCGTAACCGGCAGCAGTCGCGGCTTGCGATTTATTTTCAAATACGGCAACAACCACAAAAGCCCGAATGCGGGCTATCCCGAGTCTGCTTTGGCGGGCATTCTCGACTGCCGCTTTGGCGGTCCGAATGTTTATCAGGGGATTGTCGTCGAGAAGCCCTTTATCGGAGCAAATGACCGGCTTATAGAGCATATAGAAATTGAAAGAGTAGCACGAATCAATCAGCGCGTCTGCCTCGCCGCCGTATTGTTCTGCAGTATTTTTTTAACCCTCTGGCCGTCGGCTTAA
- a CDS encoding cob(I)yrinic acid a,c-diamide adenosyltransferase, producing the protein MKIYTKKGDKGTTGLFGGSRVPKDNVRIECIGTLDEVNSTIGLMRVKLGNDHEWQPSLHKIQKDLMDMMSHLARPSDAKKENTNPMPADGAAFCENWIDDLEAAMTSPSDYFLLPGGNEISALCHMIRTQMRRGERRLVSLIKTDAVNEAIPAYINRLSDLFFTLARAEMDKAGVAEEKWQLFLYKRFKTAEK; encoded by the coding sequence ATGAAAATCTACACCAAGAAAGGAGACAAAGGAACGACAGGGCTATTTGGCGGGAGCAGGGTCCCAAAGGATAATGTGCGCATTGAGTGCATCGGGACGCTGGATGAGGTCAATTCTACGATCGGATTAATGCGGGTCAAATTGGGAAATGACCATGAATGGCAGCCCAGCCTTCACAAAATCCAGAAAGATCTGATGGATATGATGTCGCATCTGGCCCGGCCATCTGACGCGAAAAAGGAGAATACAAACCCGATGCCGGCGGATGGTGCGGCATTTTGCGAAAATTGGATCGATGATCTGGAAGCAGCTATGACTTCGCCTTCGGATTATTTCCTGCTGCCGGGCGGAAACGAGATCTCGGCACTATGCCACATGATACGCACACAGATGCGGCGCGGCGAAAGGAGACTGGTGTCGCTGATCAAAACCGATGCAGTGAACGAGGCGATCCCTGCTTACATTAACCGCCTTTCCGACCTGTTTTTCACATTAGCCCGTGCAGAAATGGATAAGGCAGGCGTGGCTGAGGAAAAATGGCAACTGTTTCTATACAAGCGATTCAAAACGGCTGAAAAATGA